One window from the genome of Candidatus Latescibacterota bacterium encodes:
- the hemW gene encoding radical SAM family heme chaperone HemW, which yields MKIDGSAGLYIHIPFCKTKCPYCDFYSITCNDSLAGYPELLIGEMEMYRDRFTSFDTIYLGGGTPSLIEGEALAEILEKVRLSFHIPETAEITIEVNPDDIEISLLDAWNRAGVNRISLGIQSFDDRHLKFLGRRHDGSSSVSAIEMASGAGFENLGIDLIFGFHGQTMDDWRDALERAAGMRPSHISCYQMTIEQGTSMGRMLKEGSIISPGEDIQHDMFALASEFLRSRGYLHYEVSNFALGEKNISGHNSRYWDHTPYLGLGPSAHSFDGRSRWWNHRDLDLYSSMVLNGESPVEGKEDLSKEQLRLERIYFGFRTLRGNDLDDIQSGKGGKEVMEKLLAGALVTVENGRVIPTTRGMLFADRLPVLIVSGTL from the coding sequence ATGAAGATTGATGGTTCGGCAGGCCTCTATATCCATATCCCTTTCTGTAAGACGAAATGTCCCTACTGTGATTTCTATTCGATAACATGCAACGATTCGCTGGCCGGTTATCCGGAGCTGTTGATCGGTGAGATGGAGATGTACAGGGATCGTTTCACTTCTTTTGACACGATCTACCTGGGTGGGGGCACCCCGTCTCTTATCGAGGGAGAGGCCCTGGCCGAAATACTCGAAAAAGTTCGATTGTCCTTTCACATACCGGAAACAGCCGAGATAACTATTGAAGTAAATCCGGATGACATCGAGATCTCTCTGCTGGATGCCTGGAATAGGGCAGGTGTGAACCGGATCAGCCTCGGTATACAGTCCTTCGATGATCGGCATCTGAAGTTTCTCGGGCGCAGGCATGATGGGTCATCCTCTGTCTCGGCCATCGAAATGGCATCAGGTGCCGGCTTCGAAAATCTCGGGATCGACCTGATATTCGGATTTCATGGGCAGACAATGGATGACTGGAGAGATGCGCTCGAAAGAGCGGCGGGGATGAGGCCCTCCCACATCTCCTGTTATCAGATGACGATCGAGCAGGGGACTTCGATGGGGCGGATGCTGAAAGAGGGTTCGATCATTTCTCCCGGCGAAGATATTCAGCATGACATGTTTGCCCTGGCCTCTGAATTCCTCAGATCTAGAGGATATCTGCATTATGAGGTCTCGAATTTTGCTCTTGGTGAAAAAAATATTTCAGGACACAATTCCAGATACTGGGACCATACTCCGTATCTCGGCCTGGGTCCCTCTGCACATTCTTTCGACGGGAGATCGAGATGGTGGAATCACCGTGATCTTGATCTCTATTCCAGCATGGTCCTGAATGGGGAATCTCCAGTAGAGGGGAAGGAGGATCTCTCGAAAGAACAGTTACGACTCGAGAGGATCTATTTTGGATTCCGGACACTTCGCGGTAACGACCTCGATGATATCCAGAGCGGAAAAGGGGGTAAAGAAGTGATGGAGAAGCTATTGGCCGGGGCCCTGGTCACCGTTGAGAATGGTAGAGTGATACCTACGACTCGCGGTATGCTTTTTGCCGACAGACTCCCGGTCTTGATTGTCTCAGGCACCCTTTGA
- the lepA gene encoding translation elongation factor 4 — MVRIKNFSITAHIDHGKSTLADRLIQNSHLVDERRFKNQMLDTMDIERERGITIKSQTVCLPYRSRSGEDFILNLIDTPGHVDFSYEVSRALASCEGVLLLVDASQGVEAQTMANLYLALEHDLTIIPVINKIDLPSADPERAKEMIEVELGLDSDKAILCSAKTGFGVEDVMEAIVEQIPDPSGDPNLPLRALIFDAQYDAFRGAVISCRVVDGSVKTGDTIRLMSLGTTHKVEEVGVFKIDMEKRKSLSAGEVGYIIAGIKTVSDTRIGDTVVFDEDPMPPALAGFKEVKPVVFSSIYPIDSDDNAALADALEKYKLNDASLTYQRDSSAALGHGFRCGFLGMLHLEVFQERLDREFNQAIIMTAPSVEYKFVLANGEEVEVDNPEYYPDPAMIAKAMEPYIKATIMIPEKYMGAVMQLCLARRGVNSHFHYPTAGRIEVFFEMPLAEVIHDFYDKLKTITQGYGSFDYDLLDYRQDDLIKVDILVNSERVDALSIIVHKERARTKAKLMCDRLREEIPRHMFKIAIQAAVGGKIIARSTISAMRKDVTAKCYGGDISRKRKLLEKQAKGKKRMKSVGRVMIPQDAFVAVLKTNED, encoded by the coding sequence TTGGTACGAATAAAGAATTTCAGCATTACAGCCCATATAGACCATGGCAAATCCACTCTGGCTGACAGGCTGATCCAGAATTCTCACCTGGTCGATGAGAGAAGATTCAAGAACCAGATGCTTGATACGATGGATATCGAGCGTGAGCGCGGGATAACGATCAAGAGCCAGACAGTATGCCTGCCGTACCGCAGCAGGTCGGGGGAGGATTTTATCCTGAACCTTATCGATACTCCGGGGCATGTCGATTTCTCATACGAGGTATCAAGGGCGCTTGCGTCATGTGAGGGAGTCCTTCTTCTTGTCGATGCCAGCCAGGGAGTGGAAGCCCAGACCATGGCCAATCTATATCTCGCGCTGGAACACGACTTGACCATCATTCCCGTTATCAACAAAATCGACCTTCCATCCGCCGACCCGGAGCGGGCGAAAGAGATGATCGAGGTGGAGCTGGGCCTCGATTCCGACAAGGCTATCCTGTGCAGCGCCAAGACGGGTTTTGGTGTGGAGGATGTCATGGAAGCTATTGTCGAGCAGATCCCTGACCCCTCAGGCGATCCGAATTTACCTCTTCGTGCCCTGATATTCGACGCGCAATACGATGCGTTTCGTGGAGCAGTCATCAGCTGCCGCGTAGTAGATGGATCGGTCAAAACTGGTGATACAATCAGACTGATGTCACTTGGGACGACACATAAGGTGGAGGAAGTAGGCGTCTTCAAGATCGATATGGAAAAGAGAAAGAGTCTGAGCGCTGGTGAGGTCGGATATATCATCGCCGGGATCAAGACGGTCAGTGATACAAGGATAGGTGATACGGTGGTCTTCGACGAGGATCCGATGCCTCCCGCTCTGGCCGGTTTCAAGGAAGTAAAGCCCGTAGTATTCTCTTCTATCTATCCGATTGATTCTGACGATAACGCGGCCCTGGCAGATGCTCTGGAAAAATATAAACTCAATGACGCGTCACTGACCTACCAGAGAGATTCATCAGCTGCTCTGGGGCACGGATTCAGGTGTGGATTCCTTGGGATGCTGCACCTCGAAGTGTTCCAGGAGAGACTGGACAGGGAATTCAACCAGGCAATAATCATGACTGCTCCGAGCGTGGAATACAAGTTCGTCCTCGCTAATGGAGAGGAAGTGGAAGTCGACAACCCCGAATACTATCCGGACCCGGCCATGATAGCGAAAGCCATGGAGCCATATATCAAGGCGACCATCATGATACCTGAAAAATACATGGGAGCCGTGATGCAGCTCTGTCTGGCCAGAAGGGGAGTCAACTCCCATTTTCATTATCCAACAGCCGGCAGGATAGAGGTCTTTTTCGAGATGCCGCTCGCCGAGGTCATCCATGATTTTTATGACAAGCTCAAGACGATCACTCAGGGATACGGATCGTTCGATTACGATCTTCTCGACTATCGGCAGGACGACCTGATCAAGGTCGATATCCTTGTTAACAGCGAGAGGGTAGACGCACTCTCGATTATTGTCCATAAGGAGAGAGCCAGGACAAAAGCGAAACTGATGTGTGACCGTCTCAGAGAAGAGATTCCGAGACATATGTTCAAGATCGCGATCCAGGCTGCCGTGGGGGGAAAGATAATAGCCAGATCGACGATATCGGCCATGCGAAAGGATGTCACCGCAAAATGTTACGGTGGTGATATCTCGAGAAAGAGAAAGCTCCTGGAGAAACAGGCCAAGGGCAAGAAACGAATGAAATCGGTCGGCAGAGTGATGATTCCCCAGGACGCCTTCGTGGCGGTCCTCAAGACCAATGAAGATTGA